The Listeria monocytogenes genome window below encodes:
- a CDS encoding 6-phospho-beta-glucosidase, translating to MKKGVKIVTIGGGSSYTPELVEGFIKRYHELPIRELWLVDIEAGREKLEIVGNMAKRMVKAANIDCEVHLTLDRREALKDADFVTTQFRVGLLDARIKDERIPLSHGIIGQETNGAGGMFKAFRTIPVILGIVEDMRELCPDAWLINFTNPAGMVTEAVLRYGNWDKVIGLCNVPIGAVKSASDVLDKPEEDLFFKFAGINHLHWHRVFDKDGTELTEKVIDGLYAPDANPGKVVENIKNMRFLYEQVKHLKMLPCPYHRYYYMTDAMLEEELASFKNEGTRGEVVKKLEDSLFELYKDPNLDYKPEELSKRGGAHYSDAACEIINSIYNNKGTVMVVSTRNNGAIDDVPYDSAVEITSVIRAHGAEPINFGKFPPAQRGLLQVMKSMEELTIEAAVTGDYATALQAFTSNPLVPSGDLAKTILDEMLEAHKEFLPQFAK from the coding sequence ATGAAAAAAGGTGTAAAAATCGTTACAATTGGTGGAGGTTCCAGCTACACACCAGAACTTGTTGAAGGATTTATTAAACGCTATCATGAACTTCCAATCAGAGAACTTTGGCTAGTCGATATTGAAGCTGGTCGTGAAAAATTAGAAATCGTTGGTAACATGGCAAAACGTATGGTCAAAGCAGCAAACATTGACTGCGAAGTACATTTAACACTTGACCGTCGTGAAGCTTTAAAAGATGCAGATTTTGTTACAACACAATTCCGCGTAGGTTTATTAGACGCTCGTATTAAAGATGAAAGAATTCCTCTTAGCCACGGTATCATCGGTCAAGAAACAAATGGAGCAGGCGGAATGTTTAAAGCTTTCCGTACGATTCCTGTCATTCTTGGCATCGTCGAAGATATGCGTGAACTTTGCCCAGATGCTTGGTTAATCAACTTCACAAACCCAGCAGGTATGGTAACAGAAGCGGTTCTCAGATATGGTAACTGGGATAAAGTCATCGGTCTTTGTAACGTGCCAATCGGAGCTGTAAAAAGCGCATCCGATGTTCTCGACAAACCAGAAGAAGATTTATTCTTCAAATTTGCAGGAATTAATCACTTGCACTGGCACCGCGTATTCGATAAAGATGGCACTGAATTAACAGAAAAAGTTATTGACGGTCTTTATGCACCAGACGCTAACCCTGGAAAAGTCGTTGAAAACATTAAAAACATGCGCTTCTTATATGAGCAAGTAAAACACCTAAAAATGCTTCCTTGTCCATATCACCGTTACTACTATATGACAGATGCAATGCTTGAAGAAGAGCTTGCTTCTTTCAAAAATGAAGGTACTCGTGGAGAAGTCGTGAAAAAACTAGAAGACAGCTTGTTCGAATTATATAAAGATCCAAATCTTGATTACAAACCAGAAGAATTATCCAAACGTGGCGGTGCGCATTATAGTGACGCAGCATGTGAAATCATTAATTCCATTTACAACAACAAAGGTACAGTAATGGTAGTATCTACACGTAATAATGGCGCAATTGATGACGTTCCTTATGATAGTGCTGTAGAAATCACAAGCGTTATCCGTGCGCATGGTGCAGAACCAATCAATTTCGGCAAATTCCCGCCAGCACAACGCGGCTTGCTACAAGTAATGAAATCCATGGAAGAATTAACAATCGAAGCAGCAGTAACAGGCGATTACGCAACTGCACTGCAAGCATTCACTTCCAACCCGCTCGTTCCAAGTGGCGACTTAGCAAAAACAATCCTAGATGAAATGCTAGAGGCACACAAAGAGTTCTTACCGCAATTCGCTAAATAA
- a CDS encoding Zn-dependent hydrolase, protein MQTNLERIKKHIENLDRYTATPGQGTTRLTYSKEDLGARNYLKQEMTKVGLTVSEDAIGNIYGRLEGDNPDLPAVIVGSHFDSVPNGGAFDGPAGVITGLEVASVFHEQQTKPHFPLEIIAMVEEEGSRFGAGLLASRAITGKVTKELLHEMKDIDGITAAEAMAKIGFDANQVVTAIRTKESVKAFIELHIEQGPVLENANEDVALVDTVVGLTEIKVTVKGQAGHAGTTPMLDRKDALVTAVEILGQLPELASQEGGGTVLTVGKLNVYPNGANVIPDKVVFTVDIRAKEEIHVQNTLAKTKEIIRSAETNGITCEIEDMLYESPTHLSKEIHQALTESADQLGLKYRTMVSGAGHDAMIFAGLTEVGLIFVPSHNGISHAPEEWTDYEKLQKGIEVVLETVKKWTEESANESENKTSSFE, encoded by the coding sequence ATGCAAACAAATCTTGAGAGAATAAAAAAACACATAGAAAATTTAGATAGATATACAGCAACTCCAGGTCAGGGGACAACTCGCCTTACATATAGCAAAGAAGACCTCGGGGCGCGCAATTATTTAAAACAAGAAATGACCAAAGTAGGTCTTACAGTTTCAGAAGATGCAATTGGAAATATTTACGGACGGTTAGAAGGTGACAATCCAGATTTGCCAGCAGTCATCGTGGGTTCTCATTTTGACTCCGTGCCCAATGGTGGTGCTTTTGATGGGCCTGCTGGCGTCATTACTGGTCTTGAAGTAGCGAGCGTTTTCCATGAACAACAAACGAAACCTCATTTCCCGCTTGAAATTATCGCGATGGTGGAGGAAGAAGGTTCGCGTTTCGGGGCTGGACTACTTGCCTCACGCGCAATTACAGGCAAAGTTACCAAAGAATTGCTCCACGAAATGAAAGATATAGATGGCATAACAGCCGCAGAAGCTATGGCGAAAATAGGATTTGATGCAAATCAAGTAGTTACGGCTATCCGTACGAAAGAATCCGTGAAAGCATTTATCGAATTACACATTGAGCAAGGCCCCGTCTTAGAAAATGCCAATGAAGATGTGGCGCTAGTAGATACAGTAGTCGGTTTAACAGAAATAAAAGTAACTGTAAAAGGACAAGCTGGCCATGCAGGCACAACGCCAATGCTTGACCGAAAAGATGCGCTCGTTACTGCTGTCGAAATTTTAGGTCAACTGCCAGAATTAGCTAGCCAAGAAGGCGGCGGAACTGTCTTAACAGTGGGCAAACTAAATGTCTATCCAAATGGCGCAAACGTTATTCCAGATAAAGTCGTTTTTACCGTGGATATCCGTGCAAAAGAAGAAATTCACGTCCAAAATACATTAGCAAAAACAAAAGAAATTATCCGATCCGCAGAGACAAATGGCATCACTTGCGAAATAGAAGATATGCTATATGAATCGCCAACCCATTTATCAAAAGAGATTCATCAAGCATTGACCGAAAGTGCCGACCAACTCGGCTTAAAATACCGAACAATGGTTAGCGGAGCCGGGCACGATGCGATGATCTTTGCAGGTTTAACCGAAGTAGGCTTGATTTTTGTCCCTAGCCACAACGGTATAAGTCACGCGCCCGAAGAATGGACGGATTACGAGAAACTCCAAAAAGGAATCGAAGTCGTACTGGAAACAGTAAAAAAATGGACGGAGGAAAGCGCGAATGAATCAGAAAATAAAACAAGCAGTTTTGAATAA
- a CDS encoding M20 family metallopeptidase: protein MNQKIKQAVLNNEEAMIAFRRDLHMHPELQWQEFRTTDKVAKELDKLGIPYRRTEPTGLIAELKGGKPGKTVALRADMDALPVQELNQDLLYKSTEDGKMHACGHDAHTAMLLTAAKALALVKDELQGTVRFIFQPSEEIAEGAKAMIAQGAMEGVDHVFGIHIWSQTPSGKISCVVGSTFASADIIQIDFKGQGGHGAMPHDTIDAAVIASSFVMNLQSIVSRETDPLDPVVVTIGKMEVGTRYNVIAENARLEGTLRCFNNTTRAKVAKTIEHYAKQTAAIYGGTAEMIYKQGTQPVINDEKSALLVQETITESFGEEMLYFERPTTGGEDFSYFQDEAPGSFALVGCGNPEKDTEWAHHHGRFNIDESVMKNGAELYAQFAYNYLNQN from the coding sequence ATGAATCAGAAAATAAAACAAGCAGTTTTGAATAATGAAGAAGCAATGATTGCTTTTCGCCGTGATTTGCATATGCATCCCGAACTACAATGGCAGGAATTTCGAACTACCGACAAAGTTGCCAAAGAATTAGATAAATTGGGTATCCCTTATCGGCGAACGGAACCAACTGGATTAATCGCAGAACTTAAAGGTGGAAAACCAGGGAAAACAGTTGCCTTGCGCGCCGATATGGACGCACTACCCGTTCAAGAGCTAAACCAAGATCTTCTATATAAATCTACAGAAGATGGAAAAATGCATGCTTGCGGTCACGATGCGCACACGGCGATGTTATTAACCGCCGCGAAAGCACTTGCTCTAGTAAAAGATGAACTACAAGGAACAGTGCGCTTCATTTTTCAACCGTCAGAAGAAATTGCTGAGGGCGCGAAGGCTATGATAGCCCAAGGAGCGATGGAAGGCGTGGATCACGTGTTTGGAATCCATATCTGGTCCCAAACTCCAAGTGGAAAGATATCTTGTGTAGTCGGCTCTACATTCGCCTCCGCAGATATTATCCAAATCGACTTCAAAGGACAAGGAGGTCACGGAGCAATGCCACATGACACCATCGACGCTGCTGTAATTGCTTCCTCGTTCGTCATGAACCTTCAATCCATCGTATCCCGCGAAACCGACCCACTTGATCCAGTCGTAGTAACTATCGGCAAAATGGAAGTCGGTACACGCTACAATGTCATCGCAGAAAATGCCCGTTTGGAAGGAACGCTTCGTTGCTTCAATAACACTACGCGCGCCAAAGTCGCAAAAACAATTGAACACTACGCCAAACAAACCGCCGCTATTTACGGTGGTACGGCAGAAATGATATACAAACAAGGCACACAACCAGTAATCAACGACGAAAAAAGCGCTCTACTCGTCCAAGAAACAATCACGGAATCATTTGGCGAAGAGATGCTTTACTTTGAACGTCCTACCACGGGCGGCGAAGACTTCAGCTATTTTCAAGATGAAGCTCCCGGAAGTTTTGCACTCGTTGGTTGCGGCAATCCTGAAAAAGACACCGAATGGGCGCATCACCATGGCCGCTTTAATATTGACGAAAGTGTCATGAAAAATGGCGCCGAGCTATATGCCCAGTTTGCGTATAATTATTTAAATCAAAATTAA
- a CDS encoding tagatose-bisphosphate aldolase: MVQITKGKFDGLQRLSNEKGVIAALAIDQRGSLKKMIQQAKGTENKKDVEDFKQLVSEELTPYASAILLDLEYGTPAIKARHEGSGLLTSYEKTGYDATTPGKLPDLIEDLSALRIKENGGDAVKILVYYDPDEPAEINEIKYAFLERIGAECRAVDIPFFLEPITYDAKVTDSGSLEYAKLKPAKVKASIKEFSKPRYGVDVLKLEVPVNFKYVEGFAEGEVAYTQDEAARHFEECSDLSPLPFIYLSAGVTSDMFHKTIQFANQHNVQYSGVLCGRATWADGIEVYGKQGDDALREWLRTQGKENITSLDKLLDEGAVPWWTKYGSFEDVHVVEKQ, encoded by the coding sequence ATGGTACAAATAACAAAAGGTAAATTTGATGGTTTACAAAGACTCTCCAACGAAAAAGGTGTCATTGCAGCGCTTGCCATTGACCAACGTGGCTCACTCAAAAAAATGATCCAACAAGCAAAAGGAACAGAAAATAAAAAGGATGTAGAAGACTTCAAACAACTTGTTTCTGAAGAATTAACTCCTTATGCTTCTGCTATTTTGCTTGATTTAGAATATGGTACTCCAGCAATCAAAGCTCGCCACGAAGGTAGCGGACTTTTAACTTCTTATGAAAAAACAGGCTATGATGCAACAACTCCTGGTAAACTTCCTGATTTAATTGAAGATTTATCGGCACTTCGTATTAAAGAAAATGGCGGAGATGCTGTTAAAATTCTCGTTTATTATGATCCAGATGAACCAGCTGAAATTAATGAAATCAAATACGCATTTTTAGAAAGAATCGGGGCTGAATGTCGCGCAGTTGATATTCCATTTTTCTTAGAGCCTATTACTTATGATGCAAAAGTTACTGATTCTGGTTCTTTAGAGTATGCGAAATTGAAACCTGCAAAAGTAAAAGCTTCTATTAAAGAATTTTCTAAACCTCGTTATGGTGTAGATGTACTTAAACTTGAAGTTCCAGTTAACTTTAAATACGTGGAAGGTTTTGCGGAAGGTGAAGTCGCTTATACACAAGACGAAGCAGCTCGTCATTTTGAAGAGTGCTCTGACTTAAGCCCACTTCCATTTATTTATCTAAGTGCTGGTGTAACTTCTGACATGTTCCACAAAACAATCCAATTTGCGAACCAACATAACGTACAATATAGTGGTGTACTTTGCGGTCGTGCAACTTGGGCTGATGGTATCGAAGTTTACGGTAAACAAGGTGATGACGCTTTACGTGAGTGGCTTCGTACTCAAGGGAAAGAAAATATTACTTCTCTTGATAAATTGCTTGATGAAGGTGCCGTTCCTTGGTGGACAAAATATGGTTCTTTCGAGGATGTACATGTTGTAGAAAAACAATAG
- a CDS encoding serine hydrolase domain-containing protein: MNRRERRKRRRRKNMIIVLSTVFLLFIATSWMIFEFKSKQEQTVSAPTKKKAATATKPSENSAANEPEETKEPEPVEEKPKETIVKNQEIDNYLQKIGFSGSALVIRDGETIIQKGYMYANRDEKVLNTPDTLFYIGSSQKAIIATALLQLEEKGKISTNDPISKYIPGFPNGNKILVKNFLNHTSGIVGRPKLTSNMTPDQLIQAIEKRGIKSQPGKWDYMDANYTVVGYLVEKVSGQPLATYLQENIFNPAGMKHTGYYQKDVDGGKNISIGYKIDDNGIFQSPKLVDLSQLYGAGDISMPTTDMYLFDKALMDKKLISEASLKKMFTKGSKSTYGMGFYVDPGSYNSHGVLTGWDVSNSVSHTGRTYVILFSNVQNHIASFGKVNNDIYGFLNK, translated from the coding sequence ATGAATCGACGCGAAAGACGTAAACGCAGAAGACGCAAGAACATGATTATCGTGTTGAGTACTGTATTTCTACTGTTTATTGCCACTAGTTGGATGATATTTGAATTTAAAAGTAAACAAGAGCAAACAGTATCCGCACCAACTAAGAAGAAAGCAGCAACTGCCACAAAGCCATCGGAAAATTCAGCAGCTAATGAGCCAGAAGAAACGAAAGAGCCAGAGCCAGTAGAAGAAAAGCCAAAAGAAACTATCGTAAAAAATCAAGAAATTGATAATTATTTACAAAAAATTGGTTTTAGCGGTTCGGCACTTGTGATTCGCGATGGAGAGACTATCATACAAAAAGGATACATGTATGCCAATCGTGATGAAAAAGTTTTGAATACACCAGACACTTTGTTTTATATTGGTTCTTCTCAAAAAGCAATCATAGCAACTGCACTTTTACAATTAGAAGAAAAAGGTAAAATAAGCACGAATGATCCAATTTCGAAATATATACCGGGTTTTCCTAATGGTAATAAGATTTTAGTGAAGAACTTTTTAAATCATACATCTGGTATTGTTGGAAGACCAAAATTAACGAGTAATATGACACCAGACCAACTTATTCAAGCTATTGAGAAGCGGGGAATTAAATCACAACCTGGGAAATGGGATTATATGGATGCTAATTATACTGTAGTGGGTTATCTTGTAGAAAAAGTTAGTGGGCAACCATTAGCGACGTATCTTCAAGAAAACATTTTTAATCCTGCAGGAATGAAGCATACAGGATACTATCAAAAAGATGTGGATGGGGGCAAAAACATATCAATTGGATATAAGATTGATGACAATGGAATCTTCCAAAGTCCGAAACTTGTAGACTTATCACAATTGTATGGCGCAGGGGATATTAGTATGCCTACAACGGATATGTATTTGTTTGATAAAGCATTAATGGATAAAAAATTGATTTCTGAAGCAAGTCTGAAGAAAATGTTCACAAAAGGAAGCAAATCAACTTATGGAATGGGATTCTATGTGGATCCAGGTAGCTATAATAGTCACGGAGTTTTGACCGGTTGGGACGTATCTAATAGCGTCAGTCATACTGGAAGAACGTACGTTATATTATTCTCCAACGTCCAGAATCATATTGCTTCATTCGGTAAAGTGAATAATGATATCTATGGTTTCTTAAATAAATAA
- a CDS encoding ABC transporter substrate-binding protein: MYQKHKWAAILMTVLLAVVLTACGSSSDKDSSKEKESATKTVTDTMDRKVEVPTTPKRIVALQNVSEMEILGVKPVGTTDYYITTYPEATKGTESVGNDKPSIEKIANLKPDLIIISDYQKDLLENLEKVAPVYISHFGDTPDKQLSNIANLLNKKAEKEKWDKDYAASSKEAKATLKDAGVANEKAAVIQFYGKEIYVHDAKVFDGLYSGAGFTPTDAAKANKETKAISSEAIPEYAKGADRLFILMPTDGNTDSVDEMLKGVWKDIPAVKKNQVYKVDNTKWSDYSAAAQLYQMEDAVKQITGK; encoded by the coding sequence ATGTACCAAAAGCATAAATGGGCTGCTATTTTGATGACTGTTCTTTTAGCAGTAGTATTAACCGCTTGTGGCAGTTCTTCAGATAAGGACTCAAGCAAAGAAAAGGAATCCGCAACAAAAACGGTCACTGATACAATGGACCGCAAAGTGGAAGTTCCAACAACACCGAAAAGAATTGTCGCACTTCAAAATGTAAGTGAAATGGAAATTCTTGGCGTTAAACCTGTTGGTACAACTGACTATTACATCACTACCTATCCTGAGGCAACAAAAGGGACAGAAAGTGTTGGTAATGATAAACCAAGTATTGAAAAAATCGCTAATTTAAAACCAGACTTGATTATCATTAGTGATTACCAAAAAGACCTTTTAGAGAATTTGGAAAAAGTGGCTCCAGTTTATATTTCACATTTCGGTGATACACCGGACAAACAACTTTCTAACATTGCCAATCTTTTAAATAAAAAAGCAGAAAAAGAGAAGTGGGACAAAGATTACGCAGCAAGCTCCAAAGAAGCCAAAGCAACACTAAAAGATGCTGGCGTTGCGAACGAAAAAGCGGCAGTTATTCAATTTTATGGTAAAGAAATCTATGTGCATGATGCGAAAGTCTTTGACGGCTTATATTCTGGCGCAGGCTTCACACCGACAGATGCTGCTAAAGCAAACAAAGAAACAAAAGCTATTTCCAGTGAAGCAATTCCTGAATATGCAAAAGGCGCAGATCGTCTCTTTATTTTAATGCCAACTGATGGCAATACGGATTCAGTGGATGAAATGCTAAAAGGCGTTTGGAAAGATATTCCAGCCGTGAAGAAAAACCAAGTGTATAAAGTAGATAATACGAAGTGGAGCGATTACAGTGCTGCTGCTCAACTTTATCAAATGGAAGATGCTGTAAAACAAATTACAGGTAAATAA
- a CDS encoding PTS glucitol/sorbitol transporter subunit IIA, which translates to MTISKIMEIGPLVPAFEEEKIVILFGPTATNELREISVIHEFQDVPNNALNKGNTLLIGEQEYTIEEVGSDANKNLEELGHISVYFRSGQNEVLPGAVVVSPEVFPTMTVGDSIQF; encoded by the coding sequence ATGACTATAAGTAAAATTATGGAAATCGGACCACTTGTCCCTGCTTTTGAAGAAGAAAAAATCGTTATCTTATTTGGACCAACTGCTACCAATGAGTTACGCGAAATATCCGTTATTCACGAATTCCAAGATGTACCAAACAATGCCTTAAACAAAGGAAATACCTTACTAATCGGCGAACAAGAATATACAATAGAAGAAGTCGGCTCAGATGCAAACAAAAATCTCGAAGAACTCGGTCATATTTCTGTTTATTTTCGCTCAGGACAAAATGAAGTTTTACCAGGAGCTGTTGTTGTTTCCCCAGAAGTTTTTCCAACGATGACGGTTGGTGACAGCATTCAATTTTAA
- a CDS encoding PTS glucitol/sorbitol transporter subunit IIB, producing MYQSIHVNKGQGGWGVGLDITPSEPRTKVVSITGGGIHPVALKIAELSGAEAVDGFKNSIPEEEMMCVVIDCGGTARIGVYPMKRIPTVDVLPSSPSGPLAKHITEDIFVSGVKPEDIEVQDQSADSEKPFDREKFKEDYAKIKEDQKEASELKEGFLVKFSRGIGKAMGVFYQAGRDSVDMLIKNIIPFMAFISMIIGIINYTGIGKLIANTLSPLAGSLWGMLLIAFICSLPFLSPILGPGAVIAQVIGVLIGSQIAIGAIPVTYALPALFAINAQAGCDFIPVGLSLAEAKPKTVQFGVPAILYSRMITGVLAVVIAWVFSIGMY from the coding sequence ATGTATCAATCAATTCATGTGAATAAAGGTCAAGGTGGTTGGGGTGTCGGACTAGATATTACTCCGAGCGAACCGAGAACAAAAGTTGTTTCTATTACTGGTGGCGGTATCCATCCCGTAGCACTAAAAATTGCTGAATTATCCGGTGCCGAAGCCGTTGATGGTTTCAAAAATTCCATTCCTGAAGAAGAAATGATGTGTGTTGTTATAGATTGTGGCGGAACTGCTCGAATTGGGGTTTATCCGATGAAACGTATTCCAACAGTTGATGTTCTTCCTTCGTCTCCATCAGGGCCACTCGCAAAACATATTACAGAAGATATTTTTGTTTCTGGGGTCAAACCTGAAGATATTGAAGTTCAAGATCAAAGTGCTGATTCTGAAAAACCTTTTGATAGAGAAAAGTTTAAAGAAGACTATGCCAAAATTAAAGAAGACCAAAAAGAAGCAAGCGAATTAAAAGAAGGCTTTCTCGTAAAATTTTCACGCGGTATCGGGAAGGCAATGGGCGTTTTCTATCAAGCCGGGCGTGATTCCGTTGATATGCTCATTAAAAACATTATTCCTTTTATGGCTTTTATTAGCATGATTATCGGTATTATTAATTACACTGGGATTGGAAAATTAATTGCGAATACACTCTCTCCACTTGCTGGGTCACTTTGGGGGATGTTACTAATTGCGTTTATTTGTAGTTTGCCTTTTCTTTCACCGATTCTTGGACCTGGGGCGGTTATCGCTCAAGTAATTGGTGTTTTAATCGGATCGCAAATTGCGATTGGTGCGATTCCAGTTACTTACGCCCTACCAGCGTTATTTGCGATTAATGCTCAAGCTGGTTGCGACTTTATTCCGGTAGGACTTTCTCTTGCAGAAGCTAAGCCAAAAACGGTTCAGTTCGGTGTTCCAGCTATACTTTATAGCCGGATGATTACTGGTGTCCTTGCCGTTGTTATCGCTTGGGTATTCAGTATTGGTATGTATTAA
- a CDS encoding PTS glucitol/sorbitol transporter subunit IIC, protein MNYIEWFGTNFIGLFEAGGKQFVSFMTGIVPLLIVLLTFTYSIIAFIGEERVNRAIQFSAKNMILRYTLMPVLSVLMLTNPMAYTFGRFVKEHQKPAFYDSVVSFLHPVTGLFPYANAGELFVYLGIANGVVEAGYSMSSLAVRYFLAGLVVILMRGVITETITKFLMRKEKV, encoded by the coding sequence GTGAATTATATTGAATGGTTTGGAACAAACTTTATCGGCTTATTTGAGGCTGGTGGAAAACAGTTTGTAAGTTTTATGACGGGAATTGTCCCTCTTTTAATTGTCCTTTTAACTTTTACTTACTCGATTATTGCTTTTATCGGGGAAGAACGTGTCAACAGAGCAATCCAATTTTCTGCAAAAAACATGATTTTGCGTTATACATTAATGCCCGTTTTATCCGTCCTGATGTTAACAAATCCTATGGCTTACACATTCGGTCGATTTGTTAAAGAACATCAGAAACCAGCTTTTTATGACTCTGTCGTATCGTTTTTGCACCCTGTTACCGGACTATTTCCGTATGCAAATGCTGGTGAACTATTTGTTTATTTAGGGATTGCTAATGGTGTGGTCGAAGCTGGGTATAGCATGTCTAGCCTTGCTGTTCGCTACTTCCTAGCAGGTCTCGTGGTTATTTTAATGCGTGGTGTCATTACAGAAACAATTACGAAATTCTTAATGCGAAAAGAAAAAGTCTGA
- a CDS encoding transcriptional regulator GutM yields the protein MNIVLIASLIFIAQTGLAFFQVRYYQHHMNKVADKYAGKTGYYLYSEMERLKFRTSAVAILVVNENRIVHECQILTGKTVFAKFKTFTNYHHKDLSEILTELSSKNKNTIQEKAIIKTVNSCMKAL from the coding sequence ATGAATATTGTCCTTATTGCTTCCCTCATTTTCATCGCTCAGACAGGTCTTGCTTTTTTCCAAGTGAGGTATTATCAGCATCATATGAACAAAGTTGCGGATAAATATGCTGGGAAAACTGGTTATTATCTTTATTCCGAAATGGAACGACTCAAATTTCGCACAAGTGCTGTAGCCATTCTGGTAGTGAATGAAAACCGGATTGTACATGAATGCCAAATTTTAACCGGAAAGACTGTTTTTGCAAAGTTCAAGACTTTCACCAACTATCATCATAAAGATTTATCCGAAATATTGACGGAACTTAGTAGTAAAAATAAGAATACAATCCAAGAAAAAGCAATTATTAAAACAGTCAACAGTTGTATGAAAGCGCTTTAA
- a CDS encoding NAD(P)H-dependent oxidoreductase, with protein MTLYRQLLARENENNPIRVGVIGAGQMGFGMISQIAAIPGMSVVGISDIHIEAAQKAADAYNATATKKEKILLSNDFKEIIHSDLVEVIVDATGVPEVGAKISLETLLAKKQLVLLNVEIDITIGPLMKKLYDSAGLVYTGSDGDEPAAITELYEFSKSMGMEVLVAGKGKNNKLKISANPDSCQVEADGKNMASHMLAAFQDGTKTMAEMNLLSNAIGYVPDVVGMHGISGDVDSVIKDLDLKDQGGILNKFGVVEYVDGLAPGVFVIVKGQNEGVSHELSYLMKKGDRDHHILYRPYHLASLETPLTIAKAVLNHDHAIVPMGAPVSETVAVAKKDISAGEKLDGIGGFCVRGVLETHVDMATNGHIPIGLISGEVLARRNIKAGTFITDEDVSLDESTTVWKLRKLQDETFSK; from the coding sequence ATGACTTTATATAGACAGTTACTTGCTCGTGAGAACGAAAATAATCCGATTCGCGTTGGTGTTATCGGCGCTGGTCAAATGGGATTCGGCATGATTTCGCAAATCGCCGCAATTCCAGGCATGAGTGTCGTTGGTATTAGCGATATTCACATAGAAGCAGCACAAAAAGCAGCAGATGCTTACAATGCCACAGCTACCAAAAAAGAAAAAATTCTATTATCTAATGACTTTAAAGAAATTATCCATTCTGATCTTGTAGAAGTGATCGTCGATGCCACTGGTGTTCCAGAAGTCGGCGCAAAAATTTCCCTAGAAACTTTACTTGCTAAAAAACAACTCGTTTTACTTAATGTAGAAATTGATATTACTATCGGTCCGTTAATGAAAAAATTATATGACAGCGCTGGCCTCGTATATACTGGCTCCGACGGCGACGAACCTGCTGCAATAACTGAACTTTACGAATTTTCCAAATCAATGGGTATGGAAGTCCTTGTCGCTGGTAAAGGAAAAAATAATAAACTTAAAATTAGCGCTAACCCTGATAGTTGCCAAGTGGAAGCCGACGGGAAAAACATGGCGTCTCACATGCTAGCTGCTTTCCAAGATGGAACAAAAACAATGGCAGAAATGAACTTACTTTCTAATGCTATTGGTTATGTACCAGATGTTGTTGGAATGCATGGTATTTCTGGTGATGTTGATTCTGTCATCAAAGACCTCGACCTAAAAGACCAAGGTGGTATTTTAAACAAATTTGGCGTTGTAGAGTATGTAGATGGCTTAGCACCTGGCGTATTCGTTATCGTCAAAGGACAAAATGAAGGCGTTAGTCACGAACTTAGCTACCTCATGAAAAAAGGCGACCGCGATCATCACATTCTTTATCGCCCTTATCACCTCGCAAGCCTTGAAACACCTCTAACCATTGCAAAAGCTGTGTTGAACCACGATCATGCTATCGTACCAATGGGGGCACCAGTTTCCGAAACAGTTGCCGTTGCTAAGAAAGATATTTCAGCCGGTGAAAAATTAGATGGTATTGGTGGTTTCTGTGTACGCGGTGTACTGGAAACTCACGTTGATATGGCAACGAATGGTCACATTCCAATCGGCTTGATTAGCGGTGAGGTACTAGCCCGCAGAAATATCAAAGCTGGAACATTTATTACAGACGAAGACGTTTCATTAGATGAATCCACTACTGTTTGGAAACTTAGAAAACTGCAAGATGAAACATTCAGCAAATAA